The sequence CCCGAACTCTCTCACGTGCTGGCGGACATCCTGGACACCCCCGTCTCCCCCGAGCTGCTCCCCGCCGTCAACGGCCAGATTTCCCAGAAGACCGAGGACCTGGTGGGCCCCTACGAGCTGCATGACTTCTTCCTCTATTACGCCATCCGCTGGGGCTTCCCGCCCAAAAAAGTGCTGCGGCTGGCCGAGCACGCCTTTGGTCGGACCTATGACCGGGCCACCATCCTCCGGTGGGAGAAGACCTTCTACCGTCGCTTCTTCGCTCAGCAGTTCAAGCGCTCGTGTCTGCCGGACGGACCCAAGGTGGGCTCGGTCACGCTCTCCCCCCGGGGCGACTGGCGCATGCCGTCGGATGCGGTGGCCTCTTTGTGGCTGGACGAATTGGAAGGGCTGGCGTAAGATGAACCTCTATCTTGATCTGTTTCTCACCTTTGCCAAGGTCGGCGTGTGTACCTTCGGGGGCGGCTACGCCATGCTCCCCATTCTCCAGCGGGAGGTGGTGGACGGCAAGGGCTGGGCCACCGAGTCTGAGCTGGCCGACTACTACGCCGTGGGCCAGTGCACCCCCGGCATCATCGCCGTCAACACCGCCACCTTTGTGGGGGCAAAGGAGAAGGGCGTCCCCGGCGGCATCGCGGCCACCCTGGGTCTGATCTTCCCCTGCCTGGTCATCATCGGGGTCATCGCCGCCTTTCTCTCCCACGTGGCTGACAATCCCTGGGTGGGCCACGCCTTTGCCGGCGTGCGGGCCGCCGTCTGTGCGCTCATTCTCTCCAGCGTCCTCAAGCTGCGCAAGACCACCATCGTCGACCCGGCTACCGCCGTTCTTTTCGCCGTGGTCTTCCTTCTCTCCGCCGCATCGGTGTTTTTCACCTTCGAAAACCCCGTGGTCACCTTCTTTACCTCCCCGGTGGTGCTGGTGGTCCTGGCCGGGCTGACCGGGCTGGGCATCCGGGCGGCAAGGGGGTGGAGGAAGTGATTTTGCTGCGCCTGTATTTCGAGTTCTTCCGGGTGGGTCTGTTTTCCGTGGGCGGCGGCCTGGCCACCATCCCCTTTCTCACCGACCTGGGTACCCGTACCGGCTGGTTTACCCCGGCGGAACTGGCCAATATGGTGGCCGTGTCGGAGTCTACTCCCGGTCCCATGGGGGTAAACATGGCCACCTATGTGGGCTTTGAGACCAACGGGCCGATGGGCTGCGTTATCGCCACTCTGGGACTGATTACCCCCTCCATCATCATCATCCTGGTCATCGCCCGCTTTCTCCAGAAATTCCGCCAGAGCCGGACCGTGGACGCCGTCTTTTACGGCCTGCGCCCCGCCTCCACCGCCCTCATCGCCTCGGCGGGCTTTCTGTCGGTGGCCAAGGTGAGCCTGCTGTTCTGGCAGGAGCCCCTTCCCCTTCCCGAGCCGGGCGTTCTCTTCACCCATCTATTCAACTGGAAGTCCATCGCACTGTTCGCCCTGGTCTTTCTCGGCCTCAATGTCCCCAGGCTGAAAAAGCTCCACCCCATATTATTTATCGCCTTTGGCGCGCTGGTGGGCATTTTATTCCGTTTTTAGTGGTTTTTCAGAAAAAAGTCCTTCGGCCCTTTTCGGCGCCGGAGGACTTTTTGCAAGGCAAAAGTTCTATTAATTCATAAAATGGTAACATTTGTGTGCTAGAGTAATTTTTGAGAAACATCCATCCGCAGCCGGGGGGCCTCCCTCCGGCTGCGCTGTATCAGAAAGGAGCGCGATCCCCATGGCCAGCACCCCCATCTATTCCTATTCCGACGTGACGCCTGCTATCGAGGCGCTGGCGGCAAGAAGCCTGCAAAACAGTTGTATCGACCCGGACGACTATGTGCGCTACGACGTCAAGCGCGGCCTGCGCGACCTGAACGGCAAGGGCGTGGTAGCCGGTCTGACCGAGGTCTCTGAGATCGTTTCCAACCAGGTGGTGGGCGGCAAAACGGTACCCTGCGAGGGTCAGCTTTTCTACCGCGGCTACAGCATTGAGGACCTGGTCCGCTGCTCCCTCCAGGAAAAACGGTTCGGCTTTGAGGAGGCGGCCTACCTGCTCATGTTCGGGCAGCTCCCCACCCGCCGGGAGCTCGACGACTTCATGGACCAGTTGGCCTCCTACCGCACCCTGCCCAAAAACTTTGTCCGGGACGTGATCCTCAAGGCGCCCAGCGCCGATATGATGAACTCCCTGGCCAAATGCGTCCTCTCCATCGCCTCTTATGACGACAAGACCGACGACATCTCCCTGCCCAATGTGGTGCGCCAGTGTATGCAGCTCATCGCCACCTTCCCCCTCTACTCGGTGTACAGCTACCAGGCATACAACTACAAAGAGGGCAATTCTCTCTATATCCACGCGCCCAGCCCCGAGCTGTCCACTGCCGAGAACATTCTCTCCCTGCTGCGCGCCGATTCCTCCTACTCCTTCTGGGAGGCCCACATTCTGGACATCTGCCTGATGCTCCACGCCGAGCACGGCGGCGGCAATAACTCCACTTTCACCACCCACGTGGTCACCTCCTCGGGCACCGACACCTACTCCTGCATGGCTGCCGCCCTGGCCTCTCTCAAGGGCCCCAAGCACGGCGGCGCCAACATCAAAGTCATCCGCATGTTCGAGGATATGAAGCAGCAGGTGAAGGACTGGAACGACGAGGACGAAATCAAGCGCTACCTGAAAGCCCTCCTCCACGGAGAGGCCTTTGACCGGGCCGGGCTGATCTACGGCATGGGCCACGCGGTCTACTCCCTGTCCGACCCTCGGGCCAACATTCTGCGCTCCTTTGTGGAGACCCTGTCCCGGGAGAAGGGCCGTACTGAGGAGTACGGGCTCTATTCCCGGGTGGAGCGTCTGGCCCCTCAGGTCATCGGGGACGAGCGCAGGATCTATAAGGGCGTGGCCGCCAATGTGGACTTCTATTCCGGCTTTGTCTACCACATGCTGGACCTGCCCCTGGAGCTCTACACCCCCATCTTTGCCGTGGCCCGCATCGCAGGCTGGAGCGCCCACCGCATCGAGGAGCTCATCAACATGGGCAAGATCATCCGGCCCGCCTACTGCTACGTGGGGCAGCGGCAGGCGTATGTGCCCATCGACCAGCGCTGAACCGCCGCATCGGATACGGGAAAGGAGGGCGTCCGCCCTCCTTTTTTCTGCCCAAGTTGACACGGGACGGCTGTGCTGATAAAGTATAGGGCAACCAGAAGAAAAGCGAGGAATACCACCATGGCGCAAGACATCCAACCGACCAGCGAATCCTACCATCCGCAGGATGTGGTCTTTATCAATACCCACCTGATCCAGCGGGCGATGGAGGGCCTGCAAAAGTCCAGGGAGAAATTTCAGGCCCTGCTGGAGCAGGCCGAGCTGGGGGAGCTCTCCGTCCAGTACGACCTGGCCCTCCGGTATCTGGAGGGCGACGGCGTGGAAGCCGACCCCGTCCAGGCCGTCCACTGGCTCTCTCAGGCAGCCGAGCTGGGAGACCTGCGAGCCCTGGAGACCCTGGCCCGCTGCTACCAGTTCGGCACAGGGGTGGAGATGGACGAGGTCCGGGCGGCGGAGCTCTACCGGCAGTGCGCCGAGCAGGATTACGTCTCCGCGGTGTGCGACCTGGGGCTGTGCTATGAAAATGGTACCGGCGTGGACCCTGACCCCGCCCGGGCCGCCGGGCTCTATCTCCAGGCAGCCGAGCAGGACTATGCCCCCGCCATGTGCAACCTGGCCGTGTGTTATCTCAACGGCATCGGCGTGGAAGCCGACCCCGTCCAGGCCGCGGCCTGGCTGGAGAGGGCCGCCGCCCAGGACTTTCCCCGGGCCGTCAGCATTTTGGGCAACTGCTATGAGGGCGGCACCGGCGTGGAACGCGATCCGGAGCGGGCCGTCCAGCTCTACCGCCGGGCCGCCCAGCAGGACTACGCCCCCGCCATGTGCAATCTGGCCGTGTGCTACCTCAACGGCATCGGGGTGGCGCCCGATCTGGCGCAGGGGGTGGAGTGGCTCCAGCGCTCCGCTGCCCAGGACTTTCCCCGGGCCGTCAGCATTTTGGGCTGCTGCTACCGGGACGGGGACGGGGTGGAACCGGATGTGGTCAAGGCCGTGGACCTCTTCCGCCAGGCCGTCGAGGCCGGCTATCTTCCCGCTCTGTGCGATTTGGGCCTGTGTTATGAAATGGGTACGGGCGTGGAGCCCGATCCAGCCCAGGCCGTGGCGCTCTACGCCCAGGCCGCCGAGCAGGACTACGTCCCCGCCATGTGCAATCTGGGCTACTGTTACCTCACGGGCATCGGAACGGAGCCGTCCCCGGAGCAGGCTGTGCATTGGCTGCGGCGGGCAGCGGAGCAGGACTTTCCCCGGGCCCAGCTCCTGCTGGGCCGCTGCTGCCAGAACGGCAACGGTCTGCCCCGGGATGACGAAGCGGGCGCCCGGTGGTTCCAGGCGGCCGCCGGGCTGGGCTATCCGCCCGCCATGTGTGATCTGGGCCTGTGCTATGAAACCGGCGAGGGGATGCCCCAGGACCCGGCCCTAGCCGCAGAGTGGTACACCCGGGCCGCCCGGCAGGGCTACGCCCCCGCCCAGTGCAACCTAGCCGTGTGCTACCTCAACGGTATCGGCGTGGAGACCGACCCAGGCCAGGCGGTGGAATGGCTGGAAAAAGCCGCCGGGCAGGACTTTCCCCGGGCCCTGGACATTCTGGGCGACCGCTGCAAGTACGGCGACGGCACAGCGCGGGACGAGGCCCGGGCGGTGGAACTCTATCGCCGGGCCGCTGAGCAGGGCTACCCCGTGGCTATGTGCGATCTGGGGTTGTGCTACGAGCTGGGCGCCGGCGTGGACATGGACCAGGCCGAGGCCGTCCACTGGTACGCCCAGGGAGCCCTGGCGGGCCACGCCCCC is a genomic window of Intestinimonas massiliensis (ex Afouda et al. 2020) containing:
- a CDS encoding chromate transporter, giving the protein MNLYLDLFLTFAKVGVCTFGGGYAMLPILQREVVDGKGWATESELADYYAVGQCTPGIIAVNTATFVGAKEKGVPGGIAATLGLIFPCLVIIGVIAAFLSHVADNPWVGHAFAGVRAAVCALILSSVLKLRKTTIVDPATAVLFAVVFLLSAASVFFTFENPVVTFFTSPVVLVVLAGLTGLGIRAARGWRK
- a CDS encoding chromate transporter, whose product is MILLRLYFEFFRVGLFSVGGGLATIPFLTDLGTRTGWFTPAELANMVAVSESTPGPMGVNMATYVGFETNGPMGCVIATLGLITPSIIIILVIARFLQKFRQSRTVDAVFYGLRPASTALIASAGFLSVAKVSLLFWQEPLPLPEPGVLFTHLFNWKSIALFALVFLGLNVPRLKKLHPILFIAFGALVGILFRF
- a CDS encoding tetratricopeptide repeat protein, with product MAQDIQPTSESYHPQDVVFINTHLIQRAMEGLQKSREKFQALLEQAELGELSVQYDLALRYLEGDGVEADPVQAVHWLSQAAELGDLRALETLARCYQFGTGVEMDEVRAAELYRQCAEQDYVSAVCDLGLCYENGTGVDPDPARAAGLYLQAAEQDYAPAMCNLAVCYLNGIGVEADPVQAAAWLERAAAQDFPRAVSILGNCYEGGTGVERDPERAVQLYRRAAQQDYAPAMCNLAVCYLNGIGVAPDLAQGVEWLQRSAAQDFPRAVSILGCCYRDGDGVEPDVVKAVDLFRQAVEAGYLPALCDLGLCYEMGTGVEPDPAQAVALYAQAAEQDYVPAMCNLGYCYLTGIGTEPSPEQAVHWLRRAAEQDFPRAQLLLGRCCQNGNGLPRDDEAGARWFQAAAGLGYPPAMCDLGLCYETGEGMPQDPALAAEWYTRAARQGYAPAQCNLAVCYLNGIGVETDPGQAVEWLEKAAGQDFPRALDILGDRCKYGDGTARDEARAVELYRRAAEQGYPVAMCDLGLCYELGAGVDMDQAEAVHWYAQGALAGHAPSQCNLGYCYLTGIGVEPDPETAVEWLEKAAGQGLPRAMGLLSRCLRAGIGVQRDEREALTWLQKAAGLGDGDAMHVLGQWYRDGAGALPKDREKALDWLRRAAEAGCTGAAEDLRALEADADAPQARKKGLLGRLFGS
- a CDS encoding citrate/2-methylcitrate synthase; its protein translation is MASTPIYSYSDVTPAIEALAARSLQNSCIDPDDYVRYDVKRGLRDLNGKGVVAGLTEVSEIVSNQVVGGKTVPCEGQLFYRGYSIEDLVRCSLQEKRFGFEEAAYLLMFGQLPTRRELDDFMDQLASYRTLPKNFVRDVILKAPSADMMNSLAKCVLSIASYDDKTDDISLPNVVRQCMQLIATFPLYSVYSYQAYNYKEGNSLYIHAPSPELSTAENILSLLRADSSYSFWEAHILDICLMLHAEHGGGNNSTFTTHVVTSSGTDTYSCMAAALASLKGPKHGGANIKVIRMFEDMKQQVKDWNDEDEIKRYLKALLHGEAFDRAGLIYGMGHAVYSLSDPRANILRSFVETLSREKGRTEEYGLYSRVERLAPQVIGDERRIYKGVAANVDFYSGFVYHMLDLPLELYTPIFAVARIAGWSAHRIEELINMGKIIRPAYCYVGQRQAYVPIDQR